A single Hippocampus zosterae strain Florida chromosome 19, ASM2543408v3, whole genome shotgun sequence DNA region contains:
- the LOC127592059 gene encoding thyroxine 5-deiodinase-like gives MHDSGGVQLTRALKLAALFLLLVPRFLAAAVTLWLLDFLCIRRKVLLQMGARPHSADDPPLCVSDSNRMFTLESLRAVWYGQKLDLLKSARLGRAAPNTEVVLVPERRPLRILDCMRGTRPLVLNFGSCSUPPFMTRLAAFQRVVSQYADIADFVVVYIEEAHPADGWVSSDAPYQILKHRCLEDRLSAARLMLAQVPGSSVVVDNMDNSSNAAYGAYFERLYIVHDQRVVYQGARGPEGYRISELRKWLEQYRRDMSACPLLQA, from the coding sequence ATGCACGACTCCGGCGGGGTGCAACTGACGCGCGCTCTGAAGCTCGCCGCTCTCTTCCTGCTGCTGGTGCCTCGCTTCCTGGCCGCGGCCGTAACGCTGTGGCTCCTGGACTTCCTGTGCATCCGACGCAAAGTGCTGCTCCAGATGGGCGCGCGGCCGCACAGCGCCGACGACCCGCCGCTGTGCGTGTCCGACTCCAACCGCATGTTCACGCTGGAGTCCTTGCGGGCCGTGTGGTACGGCCAGAAGCTGGACCTGCTCAAATCGGCGCGGCTGGGACGCGCGGCGCCCAACACGGAGGTGGTGCTGGTGCCCGAGCGGCGCCCGCTGCGCATCCTGGACTGCATGCGCGGCACGCGGCCGCTGGTGCTCAACTTCGGCAGCTGCTCCTGACCGCCCTTCATGACGCGCCTGGCCGCCTTCCAGCGCGTCGTCAGCCAATACGCCGACATCGCCGACTTCGTGGTGGTGTACATCGAGGAGGCGCACCCGGCCGACGGCTGGGTGAGCTCGGACGCCCCCTACCAGATTCTCAAGCACCGCTGCCTGGAGGACCGGCTGAGCGCAGCGCGCCTGATGCTGGCACAGGTGCCCGGCAGCAGCGTGGTGGTGGACAACATGGACAACTCGTCCAATGCCGCCTACGGAGCCTACTTCGAGAGACTCTACATCGTGCACGACCAAAGGGTGGTCTACCAGGGGGCCCGGGGGCCGGAGGGCTACCGGATCTCAGAGCTCAGGAAGTGGCTGGAACAGTACCGGAGGGACATGAGCGCGTGTCCGCTACTGCAAGCGTAA